In one window of Polaromonas naphthalenivorans CJ2 DNA:
- a CDS encoding exodeoxyribonuclease III → MFKLTSLNLNGIRSAASKGLQEWVAQSMPDCICVQELKAQAADLSGRFEAIAGHKGYFQFAEKKGYSGVGIYTRHEPSDVIVGYGSTEFDAEGRYVELRFDRPGRRHSPKLSIISCYFPSGSSGEERQAAKFRFLAELYPHLAALKRCGGDNREFVLCGDINIAHQEIDLKNFKGNKKNSGFLPEERAWMTELLAPTLPTACGSLPPEGAAAPAARQSRLRGPGLQEASAAVDAAPALDSSAQGGGMVDVYRRLHPATTDEAYTWWSNRGQAYAKNVGWRLDYHLATPGFGATAHSASIHKAQRFSDHAPLTIEYDWAL, encoded by the coding sequence ATGTTCAAATTAACCAGTCTTAACCTCAACGGCATCCGTTCCGCCGCCAGCAAGGGCCTGCAGGAATGGGTTGCCCAGTCCATGCCGGATTGTATTTGCGTGCAGGAGCTGAAGGCGCAGGCCGCCGACCTGAGCGGGCGCTTCGAAGCCATCGCCGGGCACAAGGGCTACTTTCAGTTTGCCGAGAAAAAGGGCTATTCGGGCGTCGGCATCTACACCCGCCACGAGCCCAGCGACGTGATCGTCGGCTATGGCTCGACCGAGTTCGATGCCGAAGGCCGCTATGTCGAGCTGCGCTTTGACCGCCCCGGCCGCAGGCACAGCCCGAAGCTGTCCATCATCAGCTGCTATTTCCCGAGCGGCTCGTCGGGCGAGGAGCGCCAGGCGGCCAAGTTCCGTTTCCTGGCCGAACTCTATCCGCACCTGGCGGCCCTGAAACGCTGCGGCGGCGACAACCGTGAATTCGTGCTGTGTGGCGACATCAACATCGCGCACCAGGAAATCGACCTGAAAAACTTCAAGGGCAACAAGAAGAACAGCGGCTTTTTGCCCGAGGAACGCGCCTGGATGACCGAGTTGTTGGCCCCCACGCTCCCCACTGCGTGTGGTTCGCTGCCCCCCGAGGGGGCCGCTGCGCCTGCGGCCCGGCAAAGCCGTCTCCGTGGCCCTGGCTTGCAGGAAGCTTCTGCGGCCGTAGATGCTGCGCCTGCCCTGGACAGTTCGGCACAAGGCGGCGGCATGGTCGATGTCTATCGCCGGCTGCATCCCGCCACCACCGATGAGGCCTACACCTGGTGGAGCAACCGGGGCCAGGCGTATGCCAAGAACGTCGGCTGGCGGCTGGACTACCACCTGGCGACGCCCGGCTTTGGCGCCACCGCCCATTCGGCGTCGATTCACAAGGCGCAGCGCTTCAGCGACCACGCGCCCCTGACGATTGAATACGACTGGGCGCTGTGA
- a CDS encoding DUF4124 domain-containing protein, whose product MPSPITLGLAGLALLCGGAAVAQDIYSCVDARGRTITADRPIPECSDRTQRELSRNGLLKRQIGPSLTAHEQAAQDEKDRQAAEIRAREAEDKRRDRALLLRYPTRAVHDQERTAALLQIDEVIKASIKRRGELADQRKAIASELEFYAKDLSRAPASLKRRLEENEGSVAVQQKFIADQEQEKKRVNLRFDEELAKLKQLWPMVSPPIRPGASASKVGKN is encoded by the coding sequence TTGCCTTCCCCCATCACCTTGGGCCTTGCCGGCCTGGCCTTGCTGTGCGGCGGCGCCGCCGTCGCCCAGGACATCTATTCCTGTGTGGATGCACGAGGCCGGACCATCACTGCAGATCGCCCGATTCCCGAATGCAGCGACCGCACGCAGCGCGAGCTGTCACGCAACGGCCTGCTCAAGCGCCAGATCGGCCCTTCGCTCACGGCGCACGAGCAGGCCGCGCAGGATGAAAAGGACAGGCAGGCCGCCGAGATTCGCGCCCGCGAAGCCGAAGACAAGCGCCGCGACCGGGCCTTGCTGCTGCGTTACCCGACACGCGCCGTGCATGACCAAGAGCGCACTGCCGCACTGCTGCAGATCGACGAAGTCATCAAGGCCTCCATCAAGCGCAGGGGCGAACTGGCCGATCAGCGCAAGGCGATTGCCAGCGAACTGGAGTTTTATGCCAAGGACCTGTCCAGGGCGCCCGCATCGCTCAAGCGCAGGCTGGAAGAAAACGAGGGCAGCGTCGCGGTGCAGCAAAAGTTCATCGCCGACCAGGAACAGGAAAAAAAGCGCGTCAACCTGCGCTTTGACGAAGAACTGGCCAAGCTCAAGCAGCTCTGGCCGATGGTGAGTCCGCCGATCCGGCCCGGCGCCAGCGCCTCAAAAGTAGGCAAGAACTGA
- a CDS encoding ABC transporter ATP-binding protein — MRILWTYLRPHRALAALALLLAAISQVLALVDPIIFGRIIDDYAIGRAGKSEAELVSGVLSLLGLAVGVAVLSRLAKTLQDYATRLVVQKFGTQIFNDGLRQVLRLKFQEFEDLRSGETLSLLQKVRADSERFINAFINTLFAAIVGIAFLSWYSVTRHWLLVPVFLVGVLLMGGLTGLLSREIKTQQRSIVRETNRNSGFITESLRNIELIKSLGLTFPEIRRLQAQTMKIFALEMKKVRRIRLLSFLQGSTLSLLKLAILFALLWLIFRDVLSTGELIAMQFISVAIFAPLQELGNVIVAYREVETSLLNFDALMNKPVERRPESPVKIGPVTEVRFTDVSFRHKGASDNALESLSFSAGLGDTIAFVGPSGSGKSTLVKLLVGLYTPASGQVFYNGIATRDLRYNEVRRQIGFVTQETHLFAGTLRENLLFVKPDASDREIIAAMEQAACAYLLEQSPDGLDTAIGEMGMKLSGGEKQRLSIARALIRQPRLLIFDEATSALDSITEEQITRTVRHLSISSTRITLLIAHRLSTIMHASTIFVLEKGCIVESGTHAALLEAKGLYYAMWRQQIGERPAKRVALE; from the coding sequence ATGCGCATTCTCTGGACCTACCTGCGGCCGCACCGCGCGCTCGCCGCCCTCGCCCTGCTGCTGGCGGCCATCAGCCAGGTGCTGGCGCTGGTCGATCCGATCATTTTCGGCAGGATCATCGACGACTACGCCATCGGCCGCGCCGGAAAGTCCGAAGCCGAGCTGGTGTCGGGCGTGCTGTCGCTGCTCGGGCTGGCGGTCGGGGTTGCCGTGCTGTCGCGGCTGGCCAAGACGCTGCAGGACTACGCCACGCGGCTGGTAGTGCAGAAGTTCGGCACGCAGATCTTCAACGACGGGCTGCGCCAGGTGCTGCGCCTGAAGTTCCAGGAATTCGAGGATCTGCGCAGCGGCGAAACGCTGTCGCTGCTGCAAAAGGTGCGCGCCGACAGCGAGCGCTTCATCAACGCCTTCATCAACACCCTGTTCGCGGCCATCGTGGGCATCGCTTTCCTGAGTTGGTATTCGGTCACCCGGCACTGGCTGCTGGTGCCGGTGTTCCTGGTCGGCGTGCTGCTGATGGGCGGGCTGACCGGGCTGCTGAGCCGCGAGATCAAGACCCAGCAGCGCTCCATCGTGCGCGAGACCAACCGCAATTCGGGCTTCATCACCGAGTCGCTGCGCAATATTGAACTCATCAAGAGCCTGGGCCTGACCTTTCCCGAGATTCGGCGCCTGCAGGCGCAGACGATGAAAATATTCGCGCTGGAGATGAAGAAGGTCAGGCGCATCCGGCTGCTGTCCTTCCTGCAGGGAAGCACGCTGAGCCTGCTCAAGCTGGCGATCTTGTTTGCCCTGCTGTGGCTGATTTTTCGCGATGTGCTGAGCACCGGCGAGCTGATCGCGATGCAGTTCATTTCGGTGGCGATTTTTGCGCCGCTGCAGGAACTGGGCAATGTGATCGTCGCCTACCGGGAAGTGGAAACGTCGCTGCTCAACTTTGATGCGCTGATGAACAAGCCGGTCGAGCGGCGGCCCGAGTCGCCGGTCAAGATCGGCCCGGTCACGGAGGTGCGTTTTACCGATGTCAGCTTTCGCCACAAGGGGGCCAGCGACAACGCGCTGGAATCGCTGTCGTTTTCCGCCGGTCTGGGCGACACCATCGCTTTTGTCGGTCCGTCGGGCTCGGGCAAGTCAACCCTGGTCAAGCTGCTGGTCGGCCTGTACACGCCGGCCAGCGGCCAGGTGTTCTACAACGGCATTGCAACCCGGGACCTGCGCTACAACGAGGTGCGGCGGCAAATCGGCTTCGTGACGCAGGAAACCCACCTGTTCGCCGGCACGCTGCGCGAGAACCTGCTGTTCGTCAAGCCCGACGCCAGCGATAGGGAAATCATCGCCGCGATGGAGCAGGCCGCGTGCGCCTACCTGCTGGAGCAGTCGCCCGACGGGCTGGACACCGCCATCGGCGAGATGGGCATGAAGCTCTCGGGCGGCGAAAAGCAGCGCCTGTCGATTGCCCGGGCGCTGATCCGCCAGCCGCGCCTCCTGATTTTTGACGAAGCCACGTCGGCGCTCGATTCCATCACCGAAGAGCAGATCACCCGCACGGTGCGCCACCTGTCCATCAGCAGCACCCGGATCACGCTCCTGATTGCCCACCGGCTTTCAACCATCATGCATGCCAGCACCATCTTCGTGCTGGAAAAGGGCTGCATCGTGGAAAGTGGCACCCATGCGGCGCTGCTCGAAGCCAAGGGGCTGTACTACGCGATGTGGCGCCAGCAGATCGGCGAACGGCCGGCCAAGCGCGTGGCGCTGGAGTAA
- a CDS encoding IS701 family transposase, which yields MAVGGISMDTVIPVRTNWPEDFQEWLQPFLAVFTRSEQRCWAPLYLQGLLGPGARKSVAPMAERVCPGQTQQLHHFVSSSTWSTAPLEQVLRKKADALVGGKDAVLIVDDTALPKQGKHSVGVKRQHCGVLGKQANCQVLVSLTLARKEVPVPIALRLYLPEDWAQDEARRAAAKVPESITFETKGDIALAQIDAALADGVRFGMVLADAGYGSSAGFRAGLTQRGLRWAVGVQPTQKVYPADVRLDVPADPPVGRPAKHPRPSTPSVSVVQMIETLGSKALRRCSWRSGTKGMLSARFAAVWVCVADGALVSHWQHLPGQAAWLVCEVRSSGERKYYFTNHPADTPRRTLVRAIKARWACEQAHQQLKDELGLDHYEGRSWLGLHHHALLTMMAFGYLQHRRLDSVLQAGKKTGIQCTGTATATIIASGTPGHSRRALSGNLRSVSSLRRHDKPASA from the coding sequence ATGGCTGTCGGAGGGATATCCATGGATACCGTGATTCCTGTCAGAACCAATTGGCCTGAAGATTTTCAGGAATGGCTCCAGCCGTTCCTGGCCGTTTTCACACGTTCCGAGCAGCGCTGCTGGGCACCTCTCTACCTGCAAGGACTCCTGGGGCCGGGCGCGCGCAAAAGTGTCGCACCCATGGCTGAACGTGTGTGTCCCGGTCAGACGCAGCAACTCCACCATTTTGTGTCGTCATCGACTTGGTCCACCGCTCCGCTGGAACAGGTGCTGCGCAAGAAGGCTGACGCTTTGGTAGGCGGCAAGGACGCTGTGCTGATCGTGGACGACACGGCGCTACCCAAGCAGGGCAAGCACTCGGTAGGGGTCAAGCGCCAACACTGCGGCGTACTCGGTAAGCAGGCTAACTGCCAGGTATTGGTATCGCTCACCTTAGCGCGCAAGGAAGTGCCAGTGCCGATCGCCCTGCGGCTGTACTTGCCCGAAGATTGGGCACAGGACGAAGCGCGTCGTGCAGCAGCCAAGGTACCCGAGTCGATTACGTTCGAGACCAAGGGTGACATCGCGCTGGCGCAGATCGATGCCGCGCTGGCTGACGGCGTGCGCTTTGGCATGGTGCTGGCCGATGCCGGCTATGGCAGTTCGGCAGGCTTTCGCGCTGGGCTTACGCAGCGAGGGCTACGATGGGCAGTGGGCGTGCAGCCCACGCAGAAGGTCTATCCAGCTGATGTGCGGCTCGATGTGCCGGCCGATCCCCCGGTGGGGCGCCCCGCCAAGCACCCAAGACCTTCGACGCCGAGCGTGTCCGTCGTGCAGATGATTGAAACGTTGGGTTCCAAGGCCCTGCGGCGCTGTTCCTGGCGCAGCGGCACCAAGGGCATGCTCAGCGCACGCTTTGCTGCTGTGTGGGTGTGCGTTGCTGACGGCGCGCTGGTATCGCATTGGCAGCATCTTCCGGGGCAAGCCGCATGGCTGGTGTGCGAAGTGCGCTCCAGTGGCGAGCGCAAGTATTACTTTACTAACCATCCGGCTGACACGCCGCGCAGGACGCTGGTACGCGCGATCAAGGCCCGCTGGGCGTGCGAGCAGGCGCATCAGCAACTCAAGGATGAACTTGGCCTGGACCATTACGAAGGCAGATCCTGGCTGGGACTGCACCATCACGCGCTGCTGACCATGATGGCTTTTGGTTATCTGCAGCACCGACGTCTGGACAGTGTTTTGCAAGCGGGAAAAAAAACTGGCATCCAATGCACCGGGACCGCCACCGCAACCATCATTGCCAGCGGTACGCCGGGCCATTCTCGCCGCGCTTTGTCGGGTAATTTGCGTTCAGTGTCCTCATTGCGGCGCCACGATAAACCTGCGTCAGCGTGA
- a CDS encoding PA4780 family RIO1-like protein kinase, translating into MKAPPRLQSLVEEGLIDTVVRQLMSGKEAMVYVVRCGDETRCAKIYKEADQRSFRQAVDYTENRKVKNTRQARAMAKGTKFGRQASEAAWQSAEVDALYRLADAGVRVPQPHNFCDGVLLMELVTDAHGDAAPRLNDVDFTPEQARRHHATLITEVIRMLCAGIVHGDLSEFNILLAEDGPVIIDLPQAVDAAGNNHASRMLLRDVANLRNFFGRFAPDLLTIDYGNEMWDLYQRGVLYPETVLTGHFRRKTGPVDVGGVLREIDDASAEEAARRMRMAQS; encoded by the coding sequence ATGAAAGCACCTCCAAGACTGCAATCCCTCGTTGAAGAGGGCCTGATCGACACCGTGGTTCGCCAGCTGATGAGCGGCAAGGAAGCGATGGTGTACGTCGTGCGCTGTGGCGACGAAACCCGCTGCGCCAAGATCTACAAGGAAGCCGACCAGCGCAGCTTTCGCCAGGCGGTCGATTACACCGAAAACCGCAAGGTCAAGAACACCCGGCAGGCCCGGGCCATGGCCAAGGGCACCAAATTCGGCCGGCAGGCCAGCGAAGCCGCCTGGCAGAGCGCCGAGGTCGATGCGCTCTACCGGCTGGCCGACGCCGGGGTGCGCGTGCCCCAGCCACACAATTTCTGCGACGGCGTGCTGCTGATGGAACTGGTGACCGACGCGCACGGCGACGCGGCCCCGCGCCTGAACGACGTCGATTTCACGCCCGAGCAGGCGCGCCGGCACCATGCGACGCTGATCACCGAGGTAATCCGCATGCTGTGCGCCGGCATCGTGCACGGCGACCTGTCGGAGTTCAACATCCTGCTGGCCGAAGACGGCCCGGTCATCATCGACCTGCCGCAGGCGGTGGATGCTGCCGGCAACAACCACGCCAGCCGCATGCTGCTGCGCGACGTGGCCAACCTGCGCAACTTCTTCGGTCGTTTCGCGCCCGACCTCTTGACCATCGACTACGGCAACGAGATGTGGGACTTGTACCAGCGCGGCGTGCTGTACCCCGAGACGGTGCTGACCGGCCATTTCAGGCGCAAGACCGGCCCGGTCGATGTCGGCGGCGTGCTGCGCGAGATTGACGACGCCAGCGCCGAGGAGGCCGCGCGCCGCATGCGCATGGCGCAGTCGTAG
- the gatB gene encoding Asp-tRNA(Asn)/Glu-tRNA(Gln) amidotransferase subunit GatB, whose amino-acid sequence MSKTTKSLLVQGYEVVIGFETHTQLTTQSKLFSRAPIAFGAEPNTQASAVDFALPGALPVMNKGAVQRAIEFGLAVNAHIAEKSIFARKNYFYPDLPKGYQISQFEIPVVQGGVVEFFLDGEKKSVRLVRAHLEEDAGKSLHEDFIGMSGIDLNRAGTPLLEIVTEPDMRSTAEAVAYAKELHKIVTWIGICDGNMQEGSFRCDANVSVRKPGEPLGTRREIKNLNSFKFMQQAMDYEVRWQIEQIEDGHEIQQATVLFDPDTGETRSMRSKEDAADYRYFPDPDLPPLVIGRDWVEKTRSEMSELPRVMAARFVADYGLPEYDAGQLTQSKATAAYFEAVATASKSPKLASNWVMGELSRRLNAEEKSIEASAVSALQLAALIGRIADGTIANNAARQVFDALWTGEGLDVDALIEAKGLKSMSDTGELETIIDGVLAANAKNVEEVKAGNAKAFNALVGQAMKATKGKANPAQVNELLKKKLG is encoded by the coding sequence ATGAGCAAAACCACCAAATCCCTGCTGGTGCAAGGCTACGAAGTCGTCATCGGCTTTGAAACCCACACCCAACTCACCACGCAATCGAAGCTGTTCAGCCGCGCGCCCATTGCCTTTGGCGCCGAGCCGAACACCCAAGCGTCCGCCGTCGATTTCGCGCTGCCCGGCGCGCTGCCGGTGATGAACAAGGGCGCGGTGCAGCGCGCCATCGAGTTCGGCCTGGCGGTGAACGCGCACATCGCCGAAAAAAGCATCTTCGCGCGCAAGAACTATTTCTACCCCGACCTGCCCAAGGGCTACCAGATCAGCCAGTTCGAGATTCCTGTCGTGCAGGGCGGCGTGGTCGAATTCTTCCTGGACGGCGAGAAAAAATCCGTGCGCCTGGTGCGTGCCCACCTCGAAGAAGACGCGGGCAAGTCGCTGCATGAAGACTTCATCGGCATGAGCGGCATCGACCTGAACCGCGCCGGAACGCCGCTGCTGGAGATCGTCACCGAACCCGACATGCGCTCGACCGCCGAGGCGGTGGCCTATGCCAAGGAGCTGCACAAGATCGTCACCTGGATCGGCATCTGCGACGGCAACATGCAGGAAGGCAGCTTTCGCTGCGACGCCAACGTCTCGGTGCGCAAGCCCGGCGAGCCGCTGGGCACGCGCCGCGAGATCAAGAACCTGAACAGCTTCAAGTTCATGCAGCAGGCCATGGACTACGAAGTGCGCTGGCAGATCGAGCAGATCGAGGACGGCCACGAAATCCAGCAGGCGACCGTGCTGTTCGACCCGGACACGGGCGAGACGCGCAGCATGCGCAGCAAGGAAGACGCCGCCGATTACCGCTATTTCCCCGACCCGGATTTGCCGCCGCTGGTGATTGGCCGGGACTGGGTGGAAAAGACCCGCTCGGAAATGTCGGAACTGCCGCGCGTGATGGCGGCGCGCTTCGTGGCCGACTACGGTTTGCCCGAATACGATGCCGGCCAGCTCACGCAGAGCAAGGCGACGGCGGCTTACTTCGAGGCCGTGGCGACCGCCAGCAAAAGCCCCAAGCTGGCCAGCAACTGGGTCATGGGCGAGCTGTCGCGCCGCCTCAATGCTGAAGAAAAATCGATCGAGGCTTCTGCGGTCAGCGCGCTGCAACTGGCTGCGCTGATTGGCCGAATTGCCGACGGCACGATTGCCAACAACGCCGCCCGGCAGGTGTTTGACGCCTTGTGGACCGGCGAAGGCCTGGACGTTGACGCGCTGATCGAAGCCAAGGGCCTCAAGTCGATGAGCGACACCGGCGAACTCGAAACCATCATCGACGGCGTGCTGGCGGCCAACGCCAAAAACGTCGAGGAAGTCAAAGCCGGCAATGCCAAAGCCTTCAACGCGCTGGTCGGCCAGGCCATGAAGGCCACCAAGGGCAAGGCCAATCCGGCGCAGGTCAATGAACTGCTGAAGAAAAAACTGGGCTGA
- a CDS encoding sensor histidine kinase, translated as MPQNLKAILKTDGSRFALGTGVLYAVLGLLWIIASDAAISSISTDPAWLVTAQRYKGFFYVGVTSVGLIFLVNAGYRRLWNALSRAEATELQIGDLFLQHPKPMWVYDRDTLEFIAVNDAATRYYGYSREAMLAMNLADICPEEDISRLHALMHSPQDRHRDIGVVRHCKRSGEVVFVHLTAHAVEFMQRKAEMVMAIDVTADILSKHALERQEAQFRQLHQSLASILWIASADGRTMLYVSPALERVYGFAPEAMQANPDLWLQVVHPDDAHIAKASSVELMTEGEASCEYRIRATSGEIKWVSDRKRLIVDAEGLVTMMGGILEDITAAKEHEALRARTHVELERLVTERTAELVRVNAELDAFARTIAHDLKAPLVSVIGFSQLLQNRHADTLKEDGVRLIARIGRSARQMASLVNDLLALSRVSKTVLVIEDIDLVPLAHEIIEELREQEPHRQVRFESPASLQVRADPGLVRPLLTNLLGNAWKFTGKRDDACVQLLLAGAAPEATFCVRDNGVGFDASSSELLFKPFQRFHTLSEFSGTGIGLTTCERIVARHHGRIWLESTVGEGTSVFVTLAPPAPDLPHLAPA; from the coding sequence ATGCCTCAAAATTTGAAAGCAATCCTGAAAACGGATGGCTCACGATTCGCACTGGGAACCGGCGTGCTTTACGCGGTGCTTGGATTGTTGTGGATCATTGCCTCGGATGCGGCTATTTCGTCCATTTCCACCGACCCCGCATGGCTGGTAACGGCACAGCGCTACAAGGGATTTTTCTATGTTGGGGTGACCTCCGTGGGGCTGATTTTCCTGGTCAACGCGGGCTACCGGCGGCTCTGGAATGCGCTCAGCCGTGCCGAGGCCACGGAACTGCAGATCGGGGATCTGTTCCTGCAGCATCCCAAGCCCATGTGGGTCTATGACCGCGACACCCTTGAATTCATCGCCGTGAATGACGCGGCCACCCGCTACTACGGGTATTCGCGTGAGGCGATGCTGGCGATGAACCTGGCCGATATCTGCCCGGAAGAGGACATCTCACGCCTGCATGCGCTCATGCACAGCCCGCAGGACCGGCACCGCGACATCGGCGTGGTGCGGCACTGCAAGCGCTCCGGTGAAGTGGTTTTTGTCCACCTGACGGCGCATGCGGTCGAGTTCATGCAGCGCAAGGCGGAAATGGTGATGGCCATCGACGTCACGGCCGATATCCTGTCCAAGCATGCCCTTGAACGCCAGGAAGCGCAGTTTCGGCAACTCCACCAAAGTCTGGCCAGCATCCTGTGGATCGCCTCGGCCGACGGCCGGACCATGCTCTATGTCAGTCCGGCGCTGGAGCGCGTCTATGGTTTTGCGCCCGAGGCGATGCAGGCCAATCCGGACCTTTGGCTCCAGGTCGTCCATCCCGATGATGCGCACATTGCAAAAGCGTCCAGTGTTGAACTGATGACCGAGGGCGAAGCGAGTTGCGAGTACCGGATTCGTGCCACGTCGGGCGAGATCAAATGGGTTTCGGACCGCAAGCGGCTCATCGTCGATGCCGAGGGGCTGGTGACGATGATGGGCGGCATTCTCGAAGACATCACGGCTGCCAAGGAACACGAGGCCCTGCGTGCCAGAACGCATGTTGAACTCGAAAGGCTGGTCACCGAGCGAACCGCTGAACTGGTGCGTGTCAATGCCGAACTCGACGCGTTTGCCAGGACCATCGCCCACGATTTGAAGGCGCCGCTGGTGTCGGTGATCGGTTTCTCCCAGCTTCTTCAAAACCGCCATGCCGATACGCTCAAGGAAGACGGTGTCCGGCTGATTGCCCGGATCGGGCGTTCGGCCCGGCAAATGGCCAGCCTGGTCAATGACCTGCTGGCCCTGTCGCGCGTCTCCAAGACCGTGCTGGTCATCGAGGACATCGACCTTGTTCCCCTGGCGCATGAAATCATCGAAGAGCTGCGCGAGCAGGAGCCCCATCGCCAGGTCCGCTTCGAGTCGCCTGCATCGCTGCAGGTGCGCGCAGACCCGGGCCTGGTGCGGCCGCTGCTGACCAATCTGCTGGGCAACGCCTGGAAGTTCACGGGCAAGCGTGACGATGCCTGCGTTCAGCTACTGCTGGCGGGCGCGGCGCCTGAAGCGACTTTCTGCGTCAGGGACAATGGCGTGGGCTTTGACGCCAGCAGCAGCGAACTGCTGTTCAAGCCCTTTCAGCGCTTTCACACGCTGAGCGAATTCAGCGGAACCGGCATCGGACTGACGACCTGCGAGCGAATCGTTGCCCGGCACCATGGGCGCATCTGGCTCGAATCGACCGTGGGCGAGGGCACATCGGTCTTCGTCACCCTGGCCCCTCCCGCTCCCGATCTGCCGCATCTGGCGCCAGCATGA
- the pyrE gene encoding orotate phosphoribosyltransferase: MNTTTGQTGNQGEAMPAEGSLAQEFVQFAVESGVLRFGQFKTKAGRMSPYFFNAGLFDDGAKLGRLAQFYARQLLAEEQRSGLAFDMIFGPAYKGIPLAAAVAIELARLGRNLPFAYNRKEAKDHGEGGTLVGAKLQGRVLIVDDVMSAGTAVRESIALIQAAGATPHAVAIALDRQEKATENGLDVEHSAVQYVTRQLGLQVCAIARLSDLLQYLSEKSDSPSGGETLDGQRLKDHYQSVLAYRERYGVN; the protein is encoded by the coding sequence ATGAATACGACGACAGGGCAGACAGGCAATCAAGGCGAGGCCATGCCAGCGGAGGGCAGCCTGGCCCAGGAATTCGTGCAGTTCGCGGTTGAATCGGGGGTGCTGCGCTTTGGCCAGTTCAAGACCAAGGCCGGCCGCATGAGCCCCTACTTTTTCAATGCCGGCCTGTTCGACGACGGCGCCAAGCTGGGCCGGCTGGCGCAATTTTATGCGCGCCAGTTGCTGGCCGAGGAGCAGCGCAGCGGCCTGGCGTTCGACATGATTTTCGGCCCGGCCTACAAGGGCATTCCGCTGGCCGCCGCCGTGGCCATCGAGCTGGCGCGGCTGGGGCGCAACCTGCCGTTTGCCTACAACCGCAAGGAAGCCAAGGACCACGGCGAGGGCGGCACGCTGGTCGGCGCGAAGCTCCAGGGGCGGGTGCTGATCGTCGATGACGTGATGTCCGCCGGCACCGCCGTGCGCGAGTCGATTGCGCTGATCCAGGCCGCCGGCGCCACGCCGCACGCCGTGGCCATTGCGCTGGACCGGCAGGAAAAAGCGACGGAGAACGGGCTGGACGTGGAACACAGCGCCGTGCAATATGTCACCCGGCAGCTCGGCCTGCAGGTCTGCGCCATTGCGCGGCTGAGCGACTTGCTGCAGTATCTGTCCGAGAAGAGCGACAGTCCATCGGGCGGCGAAACCCTTGATGGACAGCGCTTGAAAGACCATTACCAGTCCGTTCTGGCCTACCGCGAACGCTACGGCGTCAACTGA